A window of Magallana gigas chromosome 8, xbMagGiga1.1, whole genome shotgun sequence genomic DNA:
TActtaatatacaaaaaattgatgaaatgaaatttattcaacaatgattgataaacaagttttaaCAACTTATATTACCGGTAATATAGAGGGTCATTGATGTGGGAGGAAGCCAGAGCACCCCAAGAAAACCAACGTTTGAATGTGATAGGATCATTGACCACAAAAATTGTTGTTCAcgaataataatgaaaccactcTATACCGCCTCCACAATGTATTTGACACATACAAACACATTGGCACTCAACCATTTATGCGCTGTATGAGCACTATGCCTTCCAAACATTTTTACtgttaatataaaaatcaacatACTAACTAACAGTCATCACAAAACACAGATCTAATGTTCTATACCAGCACTAGTGGGTCTGAGTGATCAGGACTTTTGTAACATTACACTGCCAGCGACCAGTCTATCACACCATTAGCAGGGCTCTCCCCAATATTTTGGTATGTTCGGGACTGGGGCCATTAAAATTGGGAAAATTAGCAACATTTTGTGGAATTGgggaatatttcatattttaggTTTTTGgtgttaatttcaattttttttggcaataaaTAGAAAGATGAGTAGCAAATTTAATAATTAGATATCCACATACCAGAACTTCTTTTTAACTTTGAGGGGTAAGGATTTAATtggaaattaaaattaacaaactctTACATTTGGGAAAAAAACTGCCTTTTTAGAATTTGGACAATGTCCTTTCAATGCCCCCAATCTGTTTTAGATGACTATGAAAAGCCCTGATTTTGAGGATGACACAGTATCATCAACAACATGGTCAGACCCACTCAGCTCTGAGTCAGGACCCTGGGTGAccctcacacacacacacacacccagaCATTGAGTATCAGCTGATTTAGTCTTCCTAGTAAATATCACAGGTCAAGAAAGCTTGAAGATGTCCTCGTAGGAGACCGTGCTGGAAACCTCGCTCACTCGCTTCTCTGCCAGCCTCATTCCCATGTAGCGGAGATGCATCATGTAATCCGAGTGGAACTTGCCATCCGTGTAATTCATAAACCTCCGATAATCGTCTTGTAGTTCCTGTTAGttacacacaaaaaaaacaattatagcAAATGTATCTAATTTGCTTTATTCAAGTAAGTGTTCTTTGGTGTACAAAAAAAAGTGATACATGTacgttttttaaatacatgtacaagtattcCTTAGGGAGAAGAAGTTTTAAACTTATCAGcttattaaaaaattcattgatataATACTTGTATCAATTAtgcaaactttgatttttaagtaCCAGGTACCTCACTTGATTATCATTGATTCAATAGTTCTGAAATCTTGAAAAATTAATGCATACCTTAAAATCAGCAGTTACTCCCCTTCTCCTTTCCATTTCTTGCTTATATCGCTTCTCCATATCCAAATACCTAATTAACagaaaataatgtacatgtattgcactTTTCCATGGAATTAAAGACTTTATGAAtattgtagattcctaattaatgCAAGGAATTCAAAATATCCATCCAAAATCAAGATAAGCTCCCCTCACAGATTCTGAcatctcacttttacaaaagttCAGCACTAGTGATTTTATTTTCTCACAATTTTTCTGGTCTCACAATTTGATACAATACAGCTAGATTTTGGACAGCAGAATTGTGAATTTAAAAACTAGTGTAAAATAAGGCATCTGCAATATTATGCCCAGAGCCAAAGTTCATGAAAATGAACCCTCTATTACATTAATATTAGGCTTTTAAAACTTACCTCTGAGTCCAGCCTTCAATCTCCTGTTGGTGAAGTTTAGCCACCCTTTCTGCTTCAAGACGGGCCTTCTCTTCACATTCCCTTCTAGTCCTTTCTATAGATTCTTGTTCCCTTTTCAAGAATTTtacctaaattaaaaaaaggaaaattgcttattttaattttccattCTTCCCTTCTGCACAActgcaaaataaacaattacCGTATATGATTATAACATACACTCCAATATTATTGTTAATAAGagaaataaattaacaaaataatcaTCATATACAGTTTAGATTTTTGGGGATTACACAATATCATTAACATCATGGTCGGACCCACTCAGCTCTGAGATTTATCTTTCACCTTTTGAATCTTCAGGGCTTCAGCTATTGCCTTCTCCTTTTCCAACACAAATTCATTTCGCAGTTTCTTGGTTAAGGCTATGCAGGCCTCCTCTATGGCCTCTTTCTTGATCCTCTCACATTCCTCCCACTGATCACTGAGAGCTTTCTCCTTCTCACGCTCCATTTTCTTGGTTAACTCTCGAATCCTCTCCTCCTCTGCTTCATCTCTTTGCCTCTCAATTCTTGCGGCCAACCGTTCATAATACTTTTTTAtggagaaaaagaaaacatacaaaatttaacaaaacatgtttttaaaactgaatCTTCAATGTATCATAGACAGtttatttaatacaaaatgcataatccaattaaaaagaaaactaacGGTAATATATGCTCTATGAACTTGATTGGTCATGTGATTATGATCCTGTCAGTGTGCAGCCAGAATCGAGGGCTTTTCAAGAAACCATGTACCAACCAAGGTCCCAGTGAACTTTTTTGATATTGCAATTTATTTCtaatattcaaatacatgtactacatgtatattatcagtctatttatttgtttcagcttatctagaacttttttttaacattataattttatttcttacattAAAATGCATGCTCAATCTACCCACTTGTTTCTGTTTGTCTAGAGCTCTCTTTCTCTCCTCTTCTTTCTCCTCCCTGAGTCGTTTGAGTGCCGCTTTCAGTTCCTTGGTGGCTCGTGCCTCGGCCCTCTCTACGGCCTCCTCCAGTGCTCGCAACTGTTGCTCCTTCGAGTCATCAGCTTTGGAGTTCAGCAACTGATCACCTACCtctaaagcaaaaaaaaataacaagtgAATGAAAACGTTTGTTGAGTACATGCAAATAAATTGcaacattttgatttataaGAGTAGTTCTCAAATCGATTTCCAACAATTTTCTGTATAACTTGGCtgcaaaaaattatatattataatactaacaataattaaaattagtaaataaaaaaaaaatagatataaaaacttgtaaaaGCAGAAGAAGAAAGAagcatttttaacaaaaagaaatgtattgattttttccgTATATACCTATGGCAATAAATAATTTCtacaaatatttatgatttttttgtgaTCTCTTTTAATGTACATAGTTACTGAAATATTTCAGTATACATCAGTATGTACTTATCTACTCACAACACCTTacttctgttttaaaaatactaattgaaaatacaaatgCACAACTAAATATACCAGGTATCTAATGTTGCATATATACTAACATACTTGCTCGTTTTACAAACACCTTTGAAGTCACTGGACGAtgaaactttttcaaaattcctTTTCTCCCATATGTGTCCATTTTTCCCCTTACCAACTGTTGAAATTCTTTGCCGAAACACAAAACCATTTAGAATAGCAACCCAATTTATCAATACTGATTTATTAGAAAGTTTCAATGTGTATTCActctttttaataaatgttaggCCAGCAACACTTCCTaggtatttatatattaatttactcCTGCTTTCTCAGCTTTAAACATTTTAGATATCATTGTAGTTAAAATTAGCAGTGTTTAATCTGCCTTTCTTTACATCACAGCAGCAGCACAATGGACCCCTACCAAAGTTTATCATAATCTAAACACTCaagaatttattaatttaaatggCCCCAATATTTCTATATCCAACAAAGGAAAAGGTTCTAAGCTTTCGATTATCAAAAGGTCCTCTGTGTTAAGTCAACAGGGCAACGCAACGGGGAATGGGCCTTAGCAGATAACAGCAGTATGATAATCTCTCGGCATGCAAAAGCTAGAAATGCTGAGGTCTTTTTGAATTCTCACCTATGATACTTTCATGTGTTACTCTTTGTGTTGAGAGCGTGGATTTGTTCAGTATTCTCTCTAGACATTCTAGAGGGTCATAAAGATTCTTTGTCGTCTTGATTCCCTTTGCTGACATGTTTCTCCAGGTCCCTTTTAAGTGTGTGGATTAACCGGAAGTTTATTGTTGCCTAGATAAACATTGAGGTGCAACTAATTCCTGTACTCCACTTTTGAActcctgaattttttttttcttgtgcacatttaattttatcttatttttgttatattgctTAACGTTAATTCTAGACATTTAAATCATGACTTGTTTGATAGTACAggtttcaatgaaataataaaaaaaattctagtggATCAgaggggatgggggggggggggggtaaattttcattaaaaaaaaaaaaccaaaacgaATTATTTGTCTTAGAATCCTTTCAGATGAAAAGAAATTTGCAGTTCACAAGTTTTACAGGTAAACAATCTTTAACATCCAAGTTCtacattgaaaatttattgattcGATCGTTCAAAGATTTCTTTTGAACTatgatttaaagctattaattgtTTCATGAattcctttgatttttttttcaggggaaATAAAATAACACTGTTTGGTTCAATTAGATATCATCACATTCGTCTATAAATAAGAATCAAATTAATCTGTCATGAATTAATGCACCACAAATAATCTGTTTAAACagcataattatataaaattatttaaacatgtcAAAAGCCATGTgtatttttactttcttttaaaacaaaaaaaaattagcctATAAAAAATGGAGAGCTTAGACAATCAACAAAAAGAATGAATTAAATGGTTGAACCGACCAAATTGAGCTGGAAAAAAAATAGGGGATCCCAGTTAGGACTCTATGTAGATCCTTACAAATAAATTTATGTAGTTGAGCTAGCAAAGTTGTTGGCTTAGTTTTCTCCCTTTTATCTTCCATTGTTTATTCTCCACCACAGTTCAAGCAAAattctcataatattcaaatctATTAAAGATCCTGTGGCCACGGCACCACTGCATGCAATGGACAAAACCGATTGAATCTGCTGCAACTCACAAGAAAATTTTACAGACTCTCAAGAACTCAACTAGGCCAAATTGTGCATTTCATATTGATTCAAGTTTATTGTCGATGACATGCACCTTACGATAATTATAacttaaatattctttttatatcaTGTATACCGCATCGTCAGTATAACTCGCTGATTCAAATCGATTCTACCTATTTCATCATTTCAAGGAGCTTGTGGAGTCAAAACCGTGCTTTGCGACGATGTATACTTATATGCTGATGCAAATGTCAAGGTGGATAGTaggtataaattttaattatgatcAAATGATTCGTCCGATATACAAAGCTGATTTCGTTcgttttattcattcaataataatgcagaaaaataaaagattttgaaTACTTcggttatttttcattatttttaggGGGTGGGggtaattgtttttgttttggggAGTTTAAAAAAAGAGAGTAATAGATGATATCTAGCCATTTCCCAACCACTTCCGAGTTTATAGATGTGATCACAAACTTTTAAGTTGTTTAATTGATGATATAGAGAATCGATGTAAATAACACGTAATTAAATTACCGACGATGTTGAAACAGCCAGTTCACTAAATGTACATATTAACTGATTCAACAAATCTTGTTAACACAATGTTGCAGTGTCAGATTTGTTCTTTACAAAGTCTGAAATTAATCACAAAAAATCGCCGCTTAGTTGGAAAATGGTATTGAATCACGTTTGGTCTGTTCACCAAACGTAGAACGGGAATTACTTTTGAACATTCACCAATGCTATTATTATATACTGTTCTACATATTCATTGTTGATAATACCAGTTTGTTACTAAATCCATGCACTGTGCTGCACATatcttgtacaaaaaaaacattGCGAGGAAGTTCCCTGCGACCCGTTTTGAACTAGCTAGATTTCTTTctccctttttttaaaattcaagttTAATATTGTGAGGACCAACTATAATTTACAGATGTATaatgcattcataaaaaaatgagaagaaattgaaattaccCATCTAAagaaggataaaaaaaaacgcagtgggaatttttttttcaaatcacggTATTAAGTATCATAAcagttttttgaatttttttttttatctttttttttaagagagCTTAATCTGTCATCGGTtctttgaaatttattaaaaaggcCAGGGctaactttttaattattttatcaaatgtagtgaaagtacttaaaaacatataaaaaaaagtgtaataTATAAACTTTTGATGAAAACAATGTATCAGATTTAATACCGAGgccattataaaaaaaaaaaaaaacctctattAGATAAACATTTTGggctgttttttgttttgtttttgttttgtgttaaataaaatatattggaacaaaaaatctaaaaaataaaacaaaacaaaacaaccccccccccccccaaaaaaaaaaaaaccacacacacacacactgacTGAtaccaaataataaaaaaaaatacgtctaAAGAAAACAGCGTTTTATATTAGGCAACCACGACTGACAATACGGTAAATATGGGACTTATTATTAgagtatagattttttttttcactagtTGCAGTATTTCTCAAGCAATTTTATACCTGGTATATTTGTCTAAGAAGGAAACAAAAGTTGTAATTTACGGTAACCATATATATGATGCAAATGTATTTACTGCctgttttgaaatttcaaaaaattatggCAATATTTACTTCAGTTCCCATTTACCAGGTCTAGCCAATTTTAACCCCTGTTTTTGGGAGTTTGATTTTGGAAAATTTCTGGCGCAAACGCAAAAGGTTGTTAggatttgcaataaaaaattaacaaagttttaaaacaaatttggaTTCAGAAATAAATTTGTAAGCACCAGCTTACAGTGCTTTAATGTATCAGAGGCATGTCTCTGAATGTAGCTACATGTACGCCACTGTAAAGGTCTGCACATTGATGAGGCCGAaatcaataatttgtttttcttcagacAAATACTGCTTTTAAttagaaatataaatttaaagtattgtacacatttatattatttattgggggttgtgtaatttttttacgACCAATATCTAAACTTCAAAGTGTTCAAAGTGGGTACTTTCCTTTTTTTAGACATGTAACTTTAAACCGGAAGTAGTAACTTTTGTCTGGCGCAAAAGTCgaatttgaaaacaaagataCGCAGACATCCTACGAAGGGGAAGGTATTCATTTATccattatttttcatgtttatgtttatgCTATAAGTGTAAATGTAATTGCTTATGCATAATTGAATCCATAGTTAGAAGGTTCTGTGTTTTCTTCTCGCGTTTCCTCTTACCATGATCATATTTATTTAGCACTTGCACTGGTTTTACTAGGGCCAGTAGGCTACAAGTTCATGAGCTTCTTGTGGAATCAAGAGACACACTCTTGTCATGGATAGGATCTATCTGATGAAATCTTAAGAACGATTTCGCTTTTGAGAATCATATGTCTTTAATAGAAGCAAGATGTTTAGCATTGTGATTTATGAGAATGACTATATCAAATGTTCTATTTACTTTTAGGTTTAAGGATTACCTGTTTGACAGAATTGTCAATACAAGCAGGATGGTTGCAATGAGAGACATTTTCAAGCAGTGCCAGAGTGGCATGCAGTGTCATGGAAAACTTCTTAAGGAGCTCCAGAAAATCCATGACAAGGTGCAAGCAAAATTTGTATATTGCATGCAAGAATTTATCTGTAAGGAATTTGTTTTTTGTCTAACCAATGAAtatgcttttattttatttcagagtGACATAGACAACTTTTGGAAGGATTTCAAGCTCTTCATGATGTACTCTATGATCATTCAGCAGAGGGCGCCCTCTGTTGAGCGCACCATTGATTTCATTGCTAAATTTGTAACGATGACCACCTCTAGTGTTCCAGAGCCAGAGGACCAGAATGACTCCACTATGGATGACGTAACTAACAAcaaattattgcaaaaaatgCTGGATTTCCTTCTTGAggtttgtcttttatttttctgtcggaaatgttttctttaagttCGGATATTTTGAATCTACTCCTATCATCTTTCAGAGACAATTGTCATAATTAATTTTTCGTTATTGGTAATGTCTAAGGTCAATACAGAATGAAATTTGTTTGGTACTTTATGACAAAAACTTGTTTGAAATGAACCATTGTAACCCCATGTTAAGTTACTTCCTGATAAAACCATGTAGGAAATGATCCGTTTTAAccccatgtacatgtacatatatatgaagTTAGATATTGTATTTGTGCTATTTTATACTATGGTTTTTTTCCACCTTTGGTTGATTGATGTGGTGTACCATTGAAGTCCAagtaaaaacataattaaaaaaaaaaaatttaacgaAAGTGCACAATGTCAGTTGTATTCTGTTCATTTATAAGAGTTTCAACAAGTTGTCAATGCATATCTTTCTGAATTGCGAATACAACATTCTTTGTAGAATCATTCTGCCAGTGACAAGGCAGTGAGGTTTCGAATCAGTCAGCTGATTCACAAAATTCTTGACAACCTGGGAGAAGACGCCAAGATAGATGATGATTTGTATGACAAGATCTATGACTGTATGCTGGAGAGACTTAGAGACAAGATTCCTATTGTGAGGATGCACGCTGTGTTGGCTCTGACAAGATTGCAGAATCCACGAGACGAGAACTGTCCAGTCATCAAAGGTAACATGTTGAGCATTGTTCATGTAGAATGACGTTCTGTTTTAGAAATTTTGGGAGTATATTTAATGAACTTTATAGATTCCTCCTGAAAAATATACTCAAAAGTGCAAAGCTTTTacttttttgtaatgaaaagCAGTTCCTTTATTGTTTTATCTAAATCTCTACTGATAATGTCAGTGCAACAATTCTCTTTCGTAGTCTTTCCACATTATTTCTGTCAGTACATGATTCAATTGATTTAAGTCTATATATATTGTGAGTTTAAATAATTGATGCATTACAGTAACCcaagaaaaaaattgtggtATTTTCAAtgctgtttttcttttcaattttagcGTACCTTTTCCTGATGAGTTCAGATCCCAATCCAGACATACGAAGAATTGTGCTGTCTAATATCGCTCCCTCTGTGAAAACCCTGCCAGCCGTTTTGGCTCGAACAAGAGATGTCAGAGACAGTGTTAGGAAAACAGCCTACACCGTAATGGGAGAAAAGATCCACATCAAGGCACTGTCAATCGCAAACAGAGTCCGACTTTTACATGACGGCTTGACTGACAGATCAGGTACACATATCAGATGTATAGTTTGTGggcagggatggggtaattgaaaaaagtatttgtaattgagtgtaattaattacatttttcaaagtaattgaaagtaatttgtaattgagtctgtcttcaattacaagtaattgaatgtatttaaatacattccaaaaatattgtgtattttcaattacttttcaattacatctcaattactttttttccaagtttgaaatataaaaaaggtgtctaataatgataaatagaaTTTATGCATGTTTGGCATGAActtctctttatacaataattaaatgtcccatactgtttcatatgtttatacacCATAACACACTGCCCAGGGCAATaggtaaagatctaattttgtggAGGTGTGAACCCCTCTAATACCCAAGAACCCCCATTGATTTTAGACTTAAAGAAgtcaaaatatctcatttttgtgaattatagcaattattatttatatactgatatgcCGTACTGCTGAAGGTTGTAGTTTCtgaataaacatagttttaatatgtgaataaaaattaattcactaaagagaaaatattattcagaaccAAATATGAACTCAATggtacttaatgaatttaatgttaaagaaaatttttctagaaattttcaagaaatctgatCAGAACTGAACTATACATcctttaaaaacataaccgTACATAAAGCTCTGTAtatcttaatgctgttaatatatgtatatgttctcaagatttaaaaaaataaaactaaagtatttgaaatgtaattaattacatttatcaaagtaattgagagtaattaattacattttaaaaaaatcaatgtaattgtaattgcaagtaattgataaaattgtcaatgtatttgaaagtaattaattacttttcaaagtaattgaccccatcTCTGTTTGTGGGTATTGCTAAACAGAATTATGCAAgatattgtgaaattttaaatattagtggtggctcaattttcttggatttagTTGGTACCCctcacgaatttacatcctcaacgaattCAATTGTAAAACACAGTATTAAATCAATAatataatactagtatatatctCAAAATTTGTTCCCATGGAAATTTgacatttcatgaaaaatatccccaacaaaatttaatgatttgacAGTAGTTATCATTTCAATAACATTTCTTTCACAGTATCAGAAGACTTGCAGTTTGCTGCTCTcttgtacatgcatgtaaaatTTCTAGCAGTACATATGATCAAGGCAATCATGATGTATAAAAGTTAAACTATGTTCTGTAGATTCTGTGAAGGCTGCCTGCTCCGGTAAACTGCTGCAGGCCTGGCTGAGGACATTTGGAGGGAACGTGTTGGAGTTATTGGGAAGTCTGGATGTGGAGAACTCGACCGAGACTTGTGAGCTTGTGCTGAAGACTCTTCTAAAAGAGGCCCCATTGCCAGAAGTAGTGCAGAAGTTTGACATCCTTGATGACAAGTAAGTCCTATCAAATAACTGCATACTGtagttttatcatatttttggttgagtactaatttttatggaaTTCATTTTTGAGCAAAGCCACATAATCAAATGCTCAACAAAGTCGAACGTTAGACCATAGTTTGTATTGGTTGAGCAAAAAGTTCATGAATTTATGCATCATTGTAACTTTACATTTAACCAAATTCACGAAAATTGTTACCCATTATGATAATGAAATAACAGTATTTTACAGATCAGTGTAGATTTATAAATTAAGGAATTTTCAATCTACAGATTTTTGGTGTGGTTGtagtaattttaaatttgaccGGATTCAAAATGATATGTTTGACCTTGTTTTGTAGGGTGCTCATTCCTCAGGACAAGTTGACCAGTGAGAACTCCATGTACTGGCAATCGGTCTGTAAACACGTCCACTCACTGGGTGTTGATGGGGACGAGTTTCTGGACAAGGTGCTACCAAACTGTATAGAATTCTGCCAGTACATCAGACAGTAAGTCAATCCATCCATAGCATAGAAAACacagagagagtgagagagagaaggctttttatctttatattcTTCATCATAAcgataaattttgttttcatggtGATGATAACATACATTAAGAAACCATGCAAGATGAGTTTGAACCTTGTAAAGGTTAATAATTAATCTGTTAAAAGTTCAACTTGAAGTACCCGTACACACATGTAAGCAGCTGACTAAAATTCACTCACTGGATTGTAGATATGTGGCCACCCTGAAGGAGAGTACAGACATTGACACACAGATGGAGACCGAGTTCATAGTACAGCAGCTGTTGTCCATGATACAGTA
This region includes:
- the LOC105327312 gene encoding caldesmon isoform X2 yields the protein MSAKGIKTTKNLYDPLECLERILNKSTLSTQRVTHESIIEVGDQLLNSKADDSKEQQLRALEEAVERAEARATKELKAALKRLREEKEEERKRALDKQKQYYERLAARIERQRDEAEEERIRELTKKMEREKEKALSDQWEECERIKKEAIEEACIALTKKLRNEFVLEKEKAIAEALKIQKVKFLKREQESIERTRRECEEKARLEAERVAKLHQQEIEGWTQRYLDMEKRYKQEMERRRGVTADFKELQDDYRRFMNYTDGKFHSDYMMHLRYMGMRLAEKRVSEVSSTVSYEDIFKLS
- the LOC105327312 gene encoding uncharacterized protein isoform X1, yielding MVLCFGKEFQQLVRGKMDTYGRKGILKKFHRPVTSKVFVKRAKVGDQLLNSKADDSKEQQLRALEEAVERAEARATKELKAALKRLREEKEEERKRALDKQKQYYERLAARIERQRDEAEEERIRELTKKMEREKEKALSDQWEECERIKKEAIEEACIALTKKLRNEFVLEKEKAIAEALKIQKVKFLKREQESIERTRRECEEKARLEAERVAKLHQQEIEGWTQRYLDMEKRYKQEMERRRGVTADFKELQDDYRRFMNYTDGKFHSDYMMHLRYMGMRLAEKRVSEVSSTVSYEDIFKLS